A region of Rhizorhabdus wittichii RW1 DNA encodes the following proteins:
- a CDS encoding Hemolysin-type calcium-binding region (PFAM: Hemolysin-type calcium-binding region) — protein MANVIFEEGTQLQASGFVAGDTLLFKTAAPSDVGVTYNAPSGFNVATVTLTIGDQSLTFAANALGDASTNITFFAEDGQLVFGTAGNDAALAVTSDADSAVYGFDGIDTIDVSGDGNHLVYGGAGADAITVSGGEGNHNIFGDAGDDTIDAADAEGHLNIFGGAGNDSILGGSGNDHIYGQSAAGGTDGNDTIDGGAGNDYIQGNAGEDQLNGGDGRDRINGGADDDTISGDAGNDTINGNKGDDVIDGGAGDDSLRGGAGDDQITGGDGNDVILGDLGDDTITGGVGTDLLTGGEGADVFVFGAGDVATTTIAGTKYYETITDFSTDEDIISLTGLTVTEDNLVFQNSGVSFTTVAAALDYVEGVLVTGSAAGSVAAIQVGADTYLFYDTDGEYTTDASIDGIIKLAGVTASDLTEDNFTLPA, from the coding sequence ATGGCTAATGTGATTTTCGAAGAGGGTACCCAGCTTCAGGCGAGCGGCTTCGTCGCTGGCGACACCCTGCTGTTCAAGACGGCGGCGCCTTCCGACGTCGGCGTCACCTACAATGCGCCTTCGGGCTTCAACGTTGCGACCGTCACCCTGACGATCGGCGACCAGTCGCTGACTTTCGCTGCCAACGCGCTCGGCGATGCCAGCACCAACATCACCTTCTTCGCTGAAGATGGTCAGCTGGTTTTCGGCACCGCCGGCAACGACGCGGCCCTGGCCGTTACCTCGGACGCCGACAGCGCGGTCTATGGTTTCGACGGCATCGACACCATCGACGTGAGCGGCGACGGCAACCACCTCGTTTATGGCGGCGCCGGTGCTGACGCCATCACCGTGAGCGGTGGCGAAGGCAACCACAACATCTTCGGCGACGCCGGCGACGATACGATCGACGCAGCGGACGCAGAGGGTCATCTGAACATCTTCGGCGGCGCTGGCAACGACAGCATCCTCGGCGGCAGCGGCAACGACCATATCTATGGTCAGTCGGCGGCTGGTGGCACCGATGGCAATGACACCATCGATGGCGGCGCGGGCAACGACTATATCCAGGGCAATGCCGGCGAAGATCAGCTCAACGGCGGCGACGGTCGCGACCGCATCAACGGTGGCGCCGACGACGACACCATCAGCGGTGATGCCGGCAACGACACCATCAACGGCAACAAGGGCGACGACGTCATTGACGGCGGCGCTGGCGATGACAGCCTGCGTGGCGGTGCTGGCGACGACCAGATCACGGGCGGCGACGGCAACGACGTCATCCTGGGCGACCTTGGCGACGACACCATCACCGGTGGCGTTGGCACCGACCTGCTGACCGGCGGCGAGGGCGCTGACGTGTTCGTGTTCGGCGCGGGCGACGTCGCCACCACGACGATCGCTGGTACCAAGTACTACGAGACGATCACCGACTTCAGCACCGATGAGGACATCATCAGCCTGACCGGTCTGACCGTCACCGAGGACAACCTGGTCTTCCAGAACTCGGGCGTTTCGTTCACCACCGTTGCGGCCGCTCTCGACTATGTCGAGGGTGTTCTGGTCACCGGCTCGGCCGCTGGCTCGGTTGCCGCGATCCAGGTCGGCGCCGACACCTACCTGTTCTACGACACGGACGGTGAGTACACCACCGACGCGAGCATCGACGGCATCATCAAGCTGGCCGGTGTGACCGCTTCGGACCTCACCGAGGACAACTTCACCCTCCCGGCCTAA
- a CDS encoding peptidase M23B (PFAM: peptidase M23B), with product MRLFRLLPLAALPLLLAATGSAPKLILPIACELGRNCAIQNYVDLDPSPAASDYRCGSRTYDKHSGVDFRLTSMAEQRKGVAVLAAAAGTVLRVRDGVPDVSVREAGKAAIADRECGNGLVIAHAGGLETQYCHMARGSITVKPGQQVSAGAPIGKVGLSGNTEYPHLHFTVRLDGKVVEPFAAGAKSGQCSGGRSLWSPAAGLAGAYKAGEVLNAGFATGPVTMAAVQENGADQQPRPSRSAPALVAFVQAIGLKGGDVQRITITAPDGSVLVDSSAKPLDRDKAQWLSFAGKKRPAAGWPAGRYGARYVVLRGGKAVIDRRFEIVL from the coding sequence ATGAGACTGTTCCGGCTGCTTCCCCTGGCGGCGCTGCCGCTCCTGCTGGCGGCGACGGGCAGCGCGCCGAAGCTGATCCTGCCGATCGCCTGTGAACTCGGCCGGAACTGCGCGATCCAGAATTATGTCGATCTCGATCCGTCGCCGGCCGCCAGCGACTATCGCTGCGGCAGCCGGACCTACGACAAGCATAGCGGGGTCGACTTCCGGCTGACGAGCATGGCCGAGCAACGCAAGGGCGTCGCGGTCCTCGCCGCCGCCGCCGGTACGGTTCTGCGGGTCCGCGATGGGGTGCCCGACGTCTCGGTGCGCGAGGCGGGCAAGGCGGCGATCGCCGACAGGGAATGCGGCAACGGTCTGGTGATCGCCCATGCCGGCGGGCTCGAAACCCAATATTGCCACATGGCCAGGGGCAGCATCACCGTGAAGCCGGGCCAGCAGGTGAGCGCCGGCGCGCCGATCGGCAAGGTCGGCCTGTCGGGCAACACCGAATATCCGCATCTGCACTTCACCGTCCGGCTGGACGGCAAGGTGGTCGAGCCCTTCGCCGCCGGTGCGAAGTCCGGGCAGTGCTCGGGCGGTCGGAGCCTCTGGTCGCCGGCGGCGGGGCTGGCCGGGGCTTACAAGGCGGGCGAGGTGCTGAACGCGGGCTTCGCCACCGGTCCGGTGACGATGGCGGCGGTGCAGGAGAACGGCGCGGACCAGCAGCCGCGCCCGAGCCGCAGCGCGCCCGCGCTCGTCGCCTTCGTCCAGGCGATCGGGCTGAAGGGCGGCGACGTCCAGCGCATCACAATCACCGCGCCCGACGGATCGGTGCTCGTCGACAGCAGCGCCAAGCCGCTCGATCGCGACAAGGCGCAGTGGCTATCGTTCGCGGGCAAGAAGCGGCCGGCGGCGGGATGGCCCGCCGGTCGCTATGGCGCGCGTTATGTGGTGTTGCGCGGGGGCAAGGCCGTGATCGACCGGCGGTTCGAGATCGTCCTCTGA
- a CDS encoding glycosyl transferase, family 2 (PFAM: glycosyl transferase, family 2), whose translation MKAALVLHLFYPEVAVELIDRVAAIGASVDIFVTHSVALDETVLAALDRLPRKAEVVTVANRGWDIGPLFELLPLLAERGYDLIGKLHSKKGGSGYAPEWRRLAYDGMIGSPALVADIVAAFDAHPDLSLLGAKPLYKSVASHLFRNAELLSDLAPRLTAPAYPPADWGFFAGTFFWARRTLLEKVAALADFRDAAPNQDRDGALGHAVERLFGLAPIGLGGKIGLVEDGRIELIRAPGAPSHEPVIQTLVDAAGLGVGPVDEQLAALIATHNPLIDYIRHGREADALDPNLYFSSAWYNSIHADVHAAGMLPLHHYIHHGAAEGRSTGPLFDGLFYRKSHDDVTGDPLRHFLEVGAAEGRVAIPVSRPRYETGDERPRRFYRHFDIAREEAFLRAMAELPDDVRQRADETLVSVVMPAWNRADRIAAAIRSVLAQSHRRFELLVVDDGSTDGTAEIAAAFASDPRVRLIRGGHGGVSAARNLGLEAATGEIVAYLDSDNVWKSWFLDVMALFMTAEGLDAAYSGIALRDELNQLTGYRGDDFDWDACLAENYVDLNAFCHRRALVAGLGGFDTNLRRMVDWDLILRYAKGRPVGYAPFVGGEYHDAKGDQGRITVTQPAAFQALVRTKNRLGLPTGAGAHELAAALKLTIAIKIAAPEEEKAAWGDYHFAESLAAAIGRLGHAVRIDFRGQWHGHAIASEDLVIVLRGLIPYEPRPGQMAFLWNISHPDQVGFDEYDRYTRVYAASGSHAALLGHIVRPPVAPMLQATDPGRFHPIDPPPSAPDIVFVGNSRGVDREIVSWAIEAGHPPAIYGDGWDGRVPADLVRARNVDNRAVGALYAGAGVVLNDHWPSMRAFGLLSNRLFDIVGSGGRALSDPVPSMASVFGNAVAQVSGPAELKAAADELLARPRNDPAARLAADYVHAEHSFDARARTFIADAFAVLGLPSPVPANAPDFDDRLAVHVIARHSAIGPQSSAYIRLVAPLTDESVAGRLRLTLGAPDDAVPDCDVCIVQRTALPTVEAVDALVRRLGEMGAALVVDVDDAFTLIGSDHPEHDLYRPLNAALDRAVAAAAETWFSTAELADAYAPLGARGIVAPNAIDPRLWRDWRTARPTPFAGDKVRMLYMGTHTHGPDLALIRPALDRLHAERGDAFDLTVIGVDPDLAPAPWLRRLAPPAEAVSYPRFVRWLRGQGPFDLGLAPLADNPFNRCKSDIKALDYAALGILPLVSDGPAYRADRLLGRHMPFAEADGWLDALRAVLDDRGDAARRAAAVEAHVWDRRVVARSGPMLVDRLEAYRR comes from the coding sequence GTGAAGGCGGCGCTGGTCCTCCACCTCTTCTACCCCGAGGTCGCGGTAGAGCTCATCGACCGAGTGGCGGCGATCGGCGCGTCGGTCGATATCTTCGTCACGCACAGCGTCGCGCTCGACGAGACCGTCCTCGCCGCGCTCGATCGCCTGCCGCGCAAGGCGGAGGTGGTGACCGTCGCCAATCGCGGCTGGGACATCGGCCCGCTGTTCGAACTGCTGCCGCTGCTCGCCGAGCGCGGCTACGACCTGATCGGCAAGCTCCACAGCAAGAAGGGTGGATCGGGCTATGCGCCCGAATGGCGCCGGCTCGCCTATGACGGGATGATCGGATCGCCCGCGCTGGTCGCCGACATCGTCGCGGCGTTCGACGCGCACCCCGATCTGTCGCTGCTGGGGGCGAAGCCGCTCTACAAGTCGGTCGCCAGCCATCTGTTCCGCAATGCCGAGCTGCTCTCCGACCTCGCCCCGCGCCTGACCGCGCCCGCCTATCCTCCGGCCGACTGGGGTTTCTTCGCCGGCACCTTCTTCTGGGCGCGGCGGACGCTGCTGGAGAAGGTCGCGGCGCTTGCCGACTTCCGCGACGCGGCCCCCAACCAGGATCGCGACGGTGCGCTCGGCCATGCGGTCGAGCGGCTGTTCGGCCTCGCCCCGATCGGGCTGGGCGGCAAGATCGGACTGGTCGAGGACGGCCGGATCGAGCTGATCCGGGCGCCGGGCGCGCCGTCGCACGAGCCGGTGATCCAGACGCTGGTCGACGCGGCGGGGCTCGGCGTCGGGCCGGTCGACGAGCAGCTGGCGGCGCTGATCGCGACGCACAACCCGCTGATCGACTATATCCGCCATGGCCGCGAGGCCGATGCGCTCGATCCCAATCTCTATTTCTCGTCCGCCTGGTATAATTCGATCCACGCCGACGTGCATGCGGCGGGGATGCTGCCGCTTCACCATTATATCCACCATGGCGCGGCCGAGGGACGGTCGACCGGGCCGCTGTTCGACGGCCTCTTCTACCGCAAGAGCCATGACGACGTGACCGGCGATCCGCTGCGCCACTTCCTCGAGGTCGGGGCCGCCGAGGGGCGGGTGGCGATCCCGGTCAGCCGGCCGCGCTACGAGACCGGCGACGAACGGCCGCGCCGCTTCTACCGCCATTTCGACATCGCCCGCGAGGAGGCCTTCCTGCGCGCGATGGCGGAGCTGCCCGACGATGTCCGCCAGAGGGCCGACGAGACGCTGGTCAGCGTTGTCATGCCCGCCTGGAACCGGGCGGACCGGATCGCGGCGGCGATCCGGTCGGTGCTGGCGCAGAGCCACCGCCGGTTCGAGCTGCTGGTCGTCGACGACGGATCGACCGACGGCACCGCCGAGATCGCCGCCGCCTTCGCCAGCGACCCGCGCGTCCGCCTGATCCGCGGCGGGCATGGCGGGGTCAGCGCCGCGCGCAACCTGGGGCTGGAGGCGGCGACCGGCGAGATCGTCGCCTATCTCGACAGCGACAATGTCTGGAAGAGCTGGTTCCTCGACGTGATGGCGCTGTTCATGACCGCCGAGGGGCTCGACGCCGCCTATTCGGGGATCGCGCTGCGCGACGAGCTCAACCAGCTCACCGGCTATCGCGGCGACGATTTCGACTGGGACGCCTGCCTCGCCGAGAATTATGTCGACCTCAACGCCTTCTGCCACCGCCGCGCGCTGGTCGCCGGGCTTGGCGGGTTCGACACCAACCTCCGCCGGATGGTCGATTGGGACCTGATCCTGCGCTACGCCAAGGGGCGCCCGGTCGGCTATGCGCCCTTCGTCGGCGGCGAATATCATGACGCGAAGGGCGACCAGGGGCGGATCACGGTCACCCAGCCGGCCGCCTTCCAGGCGCTGGTGCGGACCAAGAACCGGCTCGGCCTGCCCACCGGCGCCGGCGCGCATGAACTGGCGGCGGCGCTGAAGCTCACCATCGCGATCAAGATCGCCGCGCCCGAGGAGGAGAAGGCCGCCTGGGGCGACTATCACTTCGCCGAGAGCCTCGCCGCCGCGATCGGCCGGCTGGGCCATGCCGTCCGGATCGACTTTCGTGGCCAGTGGCACGGCCATGCGATCGCCAGCGAGGATCTGGTGATCGTGCTGCGCGGCCTGATCCCCTATGAGCCGCGTCCCGGCCAGATGGCCTTCCTCTGGAACATCAGCCATCCCGACCAGGTCGGCTTCGACGAATATGACCGCTATACGCGCGTCTATGCCGCCTCGGGATCGCATGCCGCGCTGCTCGGGCATATCGTCCGCCCGCCGGTCGCTCCGATGCTGCAGGCGACCGATCCCGGGCGCTTCCACCCGATCGATCCGCCGCCGTCTGCGCCTGACATCGTTTTCGTCGGCAATTCGCGCGGTGTCGACCGGGAGATCGTCTCCTGGGCGATCGAGGCCGGGCATCCGCCCGCCATCTACGGCGACGGCTGGGACGGTCGCGTGCCGGCCGATCTGGTCAGGGCCCGCAACGTCGACAACCGCGCGGTCGGCGCGCTCTATGCCGGCGCGGGCGTGGTGCTCAACGATCACTGGCCGTCGATGCGCGCCTTCGGCCTGCTGTCGAACCGGCTGTTCGACATCGTCGGCAGCGGGGGGAGGGCGCTGTCCGATCCGGTGCCGTCGATGGCGTCGGTGTTCGGCAATGCGGTGGCGCAGGTCTCGGGCCCGGCCGAGCTGAAGGCGGCGGCGGACGAGCTGCTCGCCCGGCCGCGCAACGATCCGGCGGCGCGGCTGGCCGCCGACTATGTCCATGCCGAGCACAGCTTCGACGCGCGGGCGCGGACCTTCATCGCCGACGCCTTCGCGGTGCTGGGCCTGCCGTCGCCGGTTCCGGCCAATGCCCCCGATTTCGACGATCGGCTCGCCGTCCACGTCATCGCCAGGCACAGCGCGATCGGCCCGCAGAGCTCGGCCTATATCCGGCTGGTCGCGCCGCTGACCGACGAGAGCGTCGCGGGGCGGCTGCGGCTGACGCTCGGCGCGCCCGACGATGCCGTGCCCGACTGCGACGTCTGCATCGTCCAGCGCACCGCGCTGCCGACCGTCGAGGCGGTCGACGCGTTGGTCCGGCGGCTGGGGGAGATGGGCGCGGCGCTGGTCGTCGATGTCGACGATGCCTTCACCCTGATCGGGTCGGATCATCCCGAGCATGATCTCTATCGCCCGCTCAACGCCGCGCTCGACCGGGCGGTGGCGGCCGCGGCCGAGACCTGGTTCTCGACCGCCGAGCTGGCTGACGCCTATGCGCCGCTCGGCGCGCGTGGAATCGTCGCGCCCAACGCGATCGACCCCCGGCTGTGGCGCGACTGGCGCACGGCGCGGCCTACGCCCTTCGCCGGGGACAAGGTGCGGATGCTCTACATGGGCACCCATACCCATGGGCCCGATCTCGCCCTGATCCGGCCGGCGCTCGACCGGCTCCATGCCGAGCGTGGCGACGCCTTCGACCTGACCGTGATCGGGGTCGATCCCGATCTCGCGCCCGCGCCCTGGCTGCGCCGGCTGGCGCCGCCGGCCGAGGCGGTCAGCTATCCGCGCTTCGTCCGCTGGCTGCGCGGGCAGGGGCCGTTCGACCTCGGCCTGGCTCCGCTCGCCGATAATCCGTTCAACCGCTGCAAGTCGGACATTAAGGCTCTCGACTATGCGGCGCTCGGCATCCTCCCGCTGGTCAGCGACGGACCCGCCTATCGGGCCGACCGGCTGCTCGGGCGCCACATGCCGTTCGCGGAGGCGGATGGCTGGCTCGACGCGCTGCGGGCGGTGCTCGACGATCGCGGCGATGCGGCGCGGCGGGCGGCGGCGGTCGAGGCGCATGTCTGGGATCGCCGCGTGGTGGCGCGGAGCGGCCCGATGCTCGTCGACCGGCTCGAGGCATATCGACGGTAG
- a CDS encoding type I secretion membrane fusion protein, HlyD family (TIGRFAM: type I secretion membrane fusion protein, HlyD family~PFAM: secretion protein HlyD family protein), translated as MKLLPDLRRMLTRTEPAPDEETDDVSPAPVAFSLAPAQSDPELERDLRRPMRTGGIVVLALVFALLVWAAVFKISGAAMATGVVKVENNSKNLSRLESGVVRQIFVREGQKVAKGQLLIRFDDSQAGASVDIYQSVVDSSNAQIARFQAEAADAAAVAYPSELRSRMNDPRVAALIQGQDALFQTRTTLYRSQALVLGSQAQQLETQINGLNIQAQAIEDQSKLIREELDGVRELARQGYAPNSRLLALERNAVQVRGQKGSVMSDVARVRQSIGQIRLQIAQLEDRHQTEVADGIRAAQEKLADAVPKLRASQVLRDQSEVRAPVAGYVFNLTQFTEGGVAGAGQTLMQIVPTNTELIIAAEVSPRDISDVRKGMPARVTLLGFNPRLVSPVDGTVSLVSADARVNEKSGTSYFLVEITVPAANLAKAGPNVHLTPGMPASVAIVTGERSILDYLLEPFTDSMRTAMRER; from the coding sequence GTGAAGCTCCTTCCCGATCTTCGTCGCATGCTGACCCGCACGGAACCCGCCCCGGACGAGGAAACCGACGACGTCTCGCCCGCCCCCGTCGCGTTCAGCCTTGCCCCCGCCCAGAGCGATCCGGAACTGGAACGCGACCTGCGCCGGCCGATGCGGACCGGCGGGATCGTCGTCCTCGCCCTGGTCTTCGCCCTGCTGGTCTGGGCCGCGGTCTTCAAGATCTCCGGCGCGGCGATGGCCACCGGCGTGGTTAAGGTCGAGAACAACAGCAAGAATCTCAGCCGTCTCGAAAGCGGCGTGGTCCGTCAGATCTTCGTCCGGGAGGGACAGAAGGTCGCCAAGGGGCAGTTGCTGATCCGCTTCGACGACAGCCAGGCCGGCGCCTCGGTCGACATCTACCAGAGCGTCGTCGACAGCTCGAACGCGCAGATCGCGCGCTTCCAGGCGGAGGCCGCCGATGCCGCCGCCGTCGCCTATCCGTCCGAGCTGCGCAGCCGGATGAACGACCCGCGCGTCGCCGCACTGATCCAGGGCCAGGATGCCCTGTTCCAGACCCGGACGACGCTCTACCGCAGCCAGGCGCTGGTGCTCGGCTCGCAGGCCCAGCAGCTCGAGACGCAGATCAACGGCCTGAACATCCAGGCTCAGGCGATCGAGGACCAGAGCAAGCTGATCCGCGAGGAGCTGGATGGCGTCCGCGAACTGGCGCGGCAGGGCTATGCCCCGAACAGCCGGCTGCTGGCGCTCGAGCGGAATGCGGTTCAGGTCCGCGGCCAGAAGGGCTCGGTGATGTCCGACGTCGCCCGGGTCCGGCAGTCGATCGGCCAGATCCGCCTGCAGATCGCCCAGCTCGAGGACCGTCACCAGACCGAGGTCGCCGACGGCATCCGCGCCGCACAGGAAAAGCTCGCCGACGCGGTGCCGAAGCTGCGCGCCTCGCAGGTGCTGCGCGACCAGTCCGAGGTCCGCGCGCCGGTCGCCGGCTATGTGTTCAACCTGACCCAGTTCACCGAGGGCGGTGTCGCCGGGGCCGGGCAGACGCTGATGCAGATCGTCCCGACCAACACCGAGCTGATCATCGCGGCCGAGGTTTCCCCGCGCGACATCTCCGATGTCCGCAAGGGCATGCCGGCGCGGGTGACGCTGCTGGGCTTCAACCCCCGGCTGGTCTCGCCGGTCGACGGCACCGTCTCACTGGTGTCGGCCGACGCGCGGGTCAACGAAAAGAGCGGCACGAGCTATTTCCTCGTCGAGATCACGGTGCCGGCGGCGAATCTCGCCAAGGCGGGACCCAATGTCCACCTGACTCCCGGCATGCCGGCCAGCGTGGCGATCGTCACCGGCGAGCGCTCGATCCTCGACTATCTGCTCGAACCGTTCACCGACTCCATGCGGACGGCAATGAGAGAAAGATGA
- a CDS encoding glycosyl transferase, group 1 (PFAM: glycosyl transferase, group 1): MRVLIVHQNFPGQFPHIADALIARGDQVVAIGGPTAKERSGLSLIRWNNKRGTAAGILPVAVRAEADLIRAEAAAMAAVELARRGFKPDLIIAHPSWGETIHLKDLFPHAKMILFGEFYYRHLGGDVNFDQEFETPNLAGAMRTNGKNAVQTLAYTQADLIVSPTAFQASTFPAIFAPRIRVLHEGVDLSRARRNPEARLILADGRVLDGSTPVITFINRNFERLRGFHIFMRALPRLMEAVPEAQVVAIGADGVGYGGEHPDKKPWRHAMLDEMGGRIDRSRLHFVGRVEHDRMIDILSIGAAHVYYTYPFVLSWSLVEAMACECLVLGSDTAPVRDAITDGQDGVLNDFFDVDALSAAMIRAIREPEAFQAMRAQARRTALARFDRATVGVPGWLALIDEAMDG, from the coding sequence ATGCGCGTCCTCATCGTCCACCAGAATTTCCCCGGCCAGTTCCCGCACATCGCCGACGCGCTGATCGCGCGCGGGGACCAGGTGGTGGCGATCGGCGGGCCGACCGCGAAGGAGCGCTCCGGCCTCTCCCTGATCCGCTGGAACAACAAGCGGGGAACGGCGGCGGGCATCCTTCCCGTGGCGGTTCGGGCCGAGGCGGACCTGATCCGCGCCGAGGCGGCCGCGATGGCGGCGGTCGAGCTGGCGCGGCGGGGGTTCAAGCCCGACCTGATCATCGCCCACCCGAGCTGGGGCGAGACGATCCACCTCAAGGACCTGTTTCCTCACGCGAAAATGATCCTGTTCGGAGAATTCTACTATCGCCATCTCGGCGGCGACGTGAATTTCGATCAGGAGTTCGAGACGCCGAACCTGGCCGGCGCGATGCGCACCAACGGCAAGAACGCTGTCCAGACGCTGGCTTATACGCAGGCCGACCTGATCGTGTCGCCGACCGCGTTCCAGGCGTCGACCTTTCCGGCGATATTCGCTCCACGCATCCGGGTGCTGCACGAGGGCGTCGACCTGTCCCGCGCGCGGCGCAATCCGGAGGCGCGCCTGATCCTCGCCGACGGGCGGGTGCTCGACGGCTCGACCCCGGTCATCACCTTCATCAACCGCAATTTCGAACGGCTGCGCGGCTTCCACATCTTCATGCGGGCCCTGCCGCGCCTGATGGAGGCGGTTCCGGAAGCGCAGGTGGTCGCGATCGGTGCCGATGGGGTTGGCTATGGTGGGGAGCATCCGGACAAGAAGCCCTGGCGCCACGCCATGCTCGACGAGATGGGCGGGCGGATCGACCGGTCGCGGTTGCACTTCGTCGGCCGGGTCGAGCATGACCGGATGATCGACATCCTGTCGATCGGTGCGGCGCATGTCTATTACACCTACCCCTTCGTCCTCTCCTGGTCGCTGGTGGAGGCGATGGCGTGCGAATGCCTCGTTCTTGGATCGGACACCGCGCCGGTGCGCGATGCGATCACCGACGGGCAGGACGGCGTGCTTAACGATTTCTTCGATGTGGACGCCCTGTCCGCCGCGATGATCCGCGCGATCCGCGAGCCCGAGGCATTCCAGGCGATGCGCGCCCAGGCGCGGCGCACCGCGCTCGCCCGCTTCGACCGCGCGACTGTGGGCGTGCCCGGCTGGCTGGCGCTGATCGACGAGGCGATGGACGGCTGA
- a CDS encoding sulfotransferase (PFAM: sulfotransferase): MSGDRKVDFLVAGVQKGGTSALFDYLRELPDIQMPAVKEAHFFDEEQAVDWSNPDYSAYHALFAADDRLRGEATPIYLYWPNALERIAGYHPAMKIILLFRDPIQRAWSHWKMEYAKRKETEPFTWCIREGRERVATGDPAAPGHHRIFSYVERGFYGAQVERLFALFPREQCLLLRSEELQHDPETTIGAVCRFLGVSPPASTAPRTVHAAREITYPSQLEGKDRALLAGLYRKDLARFETLSGLPTDAWTRNWP, translated from the coding sequence ATGAGCGGCGACCGCAAGGTCGATTTCCTGGTCGCCGGGGTGCAGAAAGGGGGCACCAGCGCCCTGTTCGACTATCTGCGCGAGCTGCCCGACATCCAGATGCCGGCGGTCAAGGAAGCGCATTTCTTCGACGAGGAGCAGGCGGTAGATTGGTCCAATCCGGACTATTCCGCCTATCACGCCCTGTTCGCGGCGGACGACCGGCTGCGCGGCGAGGCGACCCCGATCTATCTCTATTGGCCCAACGCGCTCGAGCGCATCGCCGGCTACCATCCGGCGATGAAGATCATCCTGCTGTTCCGCGATCCGATCCAGCGGGCATGGTCCCACTGGAAGATGGAATATGCCAAGCGGAAGGAGACCGAGCCCTTCACCTGGTGCATCCGCGAGGGCCGCGAGCGGGTGGCAACAGGGGACCCAGCCGCGCCGGGCCATCACCGCATATTCAGCTATGTCGAGCGGGGCTTCTACGGAGCGCAGGTCGAACGGCTGTTCGCCCTTTTCCCCCGCGAGCAATGCCTGTTGTTGCGGTCGGAGGAGCTACAGCACGACCCGGAGACCACGATCGGCGCGGTCTGCCGGTTCCTGGGCGTGTCGCCTCCCGCATCAACCGCGCCGCGCACCGTTCATGCCGCGCGCGAGATCACCTATCCCTCGCAACTAGAAGGGAAAGATCGAGCGCTGCTCGCCGGGCTCTATCGCAAGGATCTCGCCCGATTCGAGACGCTATCCGGTCTGCCCACCGATGCCTGGACCCGGAACTGGCCATAG